TGTTTTTTGCAAGTGAAAATTCCTCAGTTTTGCAAAAGTTTTTCCCCAGGCACCGGTGGGGAATTTTTTTACAATAAATGCCTATCCTCCTTCCTTAGTTAAGTGGAAACTGGTTAATTCTGTTCCCAATAATGTAAATTTATGACACACTTAATACTTCTGTTATTAAACGAAGTAGACTAGTTTGGCAAGGAATCAAGAGCCATTAGCTTGACGCTCCTGACTCCTTATGCCTCCTATGCCTTCATAAAACCAACGAGTGAAGACATATATCTGGTTAAAGAGAACTAACCCTTATAGTCACGTATCCTTTTCCTGAGCTGTTCATAAACATCTTGTTCTGTATACTCAACTTCACGACCTTCATTATCAACAGCATAACTGCCGTATGTGTCTAATAATTCTTGGGCAAGCTTTTCTGGGATATATGCTCTCATATTTTCCTGGTATTCTCTTAAAAGTTTTTTGGTCAGAAACATTACTATCTCCTCCACCTTTTCTATGTTAATGAAGACTCTCTCATTCGGTTACTAGGCCCTGGGAACAATAGCAGGTGGCAATGGTGCAATACTCTGTCTAGGATGGCACCAGTCATCTGTTCGTCATAAAAAACGTTTACCCATCTGGAGAATTCTATATTTGTGTTTATAATTAGTGACTTTTTTTCATAGCACTCAGAGACCACTTCAAACAGCAGCTGTGCTCCTGTCCGATCTAATGGAACGTAGCCCCATTCATCGCAAATAAGCAGTTCTGCTTTTGATATTTGTTTCATAAATGTTGTCAAAGTCCCATTTTTCTTTGCTTCTGAAAGCTTGTTTACCAATGCCGCTGTTCTGAAGAATTTTGTTTTTATACCCTTTTTGCAGGCCTCTACTCCAAGAGCTATTGATAAATAAGTTTTGCCGGTACCAACATTACCGTACATCACTAGGTTGGTATTGGTGTTTAGAAATTCACAGTTTTTAAGGTAATCAGGTGTTACAGCTTCAGGCAGCTTGACTTCATCAAATTTGAAGCCTTCAAATGGCTTTATTGAGTAAAATCCAGCACTCTTTAAGAGTTTATCTTTTCTGATTCTATCACGGTATTCTAGCTCTGATTTAAGCAGTTTAAGCAGGTATTCCTGGTTGCACTGGGCCTGTATTTTTTCAGACATCTCTGCGATATTGCGACTTAATCGTAATTCTTTACAACATGCGGCAATGTCACTAGTCAGCATTATTGATCACCTGCCTTTTTAAGCCTGCATCGTAAGCGGCTAAGTTAGGGGTGGAGGGGGTAAGTTCTGG
The DNA window shown above is from Desulfitibacter alkalitolerans DSM 16504 and carries:
- the istB gene encoding IS21-like element helper ATPase IstB, with translation MLTSDIAACCKELRLSRNIAEMSEKIQAQCNQEYLLKLLKSELEYRDRIRKDKLLKSAGFYSIKPFEGFKFDEVKLPEAVTPDYLKNCEFLNTNTNLVMYGNVGTGKTYLSIALGVEACKKGIKTKFFRTAALVNKLSEAKKNGTLTTFMKQISKAELLICDEWGYVPLDRTGAQLLFEVVSECYEKKSLIINTNIEFSRWVNVFYDEQMTGAILDRVLHHCHLLLFPGPSNRMRESSLT